A window from Carassius gibelio isolate Cgi1373 ecotype wild population from Czech Republic chromosome B3, carGib1.2-hapl.c, whole genome shotgun sequence encodes these proteins:
- the vasnb gene encoding vasorin b — protein MKLCLPLLLPLLLYQHLWSPALANSCPKDCTCQVQDSIFCFSRKEKKMPSEIPTTTRNLYVFKNGIESLSQEDFVELDSLEMLDLSQNKLTELPDRVFQPLSSLQNLDLSANQIVHISKDSFAGLEYLERLYLYSNLIESIHPAAFDGLQQLLELKLQGNKLTIMPALKLPSLLLLDLRFNSIPSPGPNDLQTPKLESLKLGGLGLSSLDEELLGSFKNLHELDISNNQLTTFPGVLQEARGLVSLSLAGNPMGPVKWEDFEKLSELQELDISNLSLQGLPETLTLLFPHLKRLSVAENPFNCLCNLAWFPSWLRIKQIQLSRTEETRCHFPPLNSGKVLERLSHREFGCPVTTTVTTRTVKTTAVLPGPVTNLPSTTHAKPSDNPSTEPGNDPPPPTPSSTIDPDLRSTVCPPNICLNGGTCWMDNKRRMECFCLPGTSGRYCEKEEVPLPHTEDPTLPEPEITAILVTSSSILLDLHQYIDMRPQIRGVKLTYKNLSGLDKRAKHLNIPASYPEYTIRGLQQNSTYSVCASPLGEPGDVDRVCIETQTISQQLTLTGARLEDEQKLTTVLIPAVAILLLLVLVAVAVGVACYMHKKKTKMHLELECDPSQVELEGLENGVLPQKQEIISCPSATQNGGLDYEAPLMQDQCTANNNKNSLKPSYF, from the coding sequence ATGAAGCTCTGCCTACCTCTACTGCTGCCCCTACTCCTCTATCAACACTTGTGGTCCCCGGCATTGGCCAACTCCTGTCCGAAGGACTGTACCTGCCAAGTCCAAGACTCCATATTCTGCTTTAGccgcaaagaaaagaaaatgcccAGCGAAATACCCACAACAACCAGGAATCTCTATGTGTTCAAGAACGGCATCGAGTCCCTTTCCCAAGAGGACTTTGTTGAGCTGGACAGCCTAGAGATGCTGGATTTAAGCCAGAACAAATTGACCGAACTGCCAGATCGTGTGTTTCAACCCCTGTCCTCTCTCCAGAACCTGGACCTGTCGGCTAACCAGATTGTCCACATATCCAAGGACAGCTTTGCTGGACTAGAGTATCTGGAGAGGTTATATCTATACAGCAACCTCATAGAAAGCATCCATCCTGCTGCTTTTGATGGCCTACAGCAGCTGCTGGAGCTCAAGCTGCAAGGAAACAAACTGACAATAATGCCTGCCCTGAAATTGCCCTCTCTGCTTCTGCTAGACTTACGGTTCAACAGCATCCCATCACCAGGGCCAAATGACCTCCAGACACCTAAGTTGGAGTCATTAAAACTGGGTGGGCTGGGGCTTAGCAGTCTGGATGAGGAGCTCTTGGGGAGCTTCAAGAACCTCCATGAGCTCGACATCTCCAACAACCAGTTAACAACTTTTCCAGGGGTACTCCAGGAGGCAAGAGGCTTGGTTTCTCTGAGTTTGGCTGGGAATCCCATGGGACCTGTGAAATGGGAGGACTTTGAGAAACTCTCAGAGCTTCAGGAGCTGGATATCAGCAATCTAAGCTTGCAAGGGTTGCCGGAGACCTTAACCCTGCTCTTTCCTCACTTAAAAAGACTGAGCGTTGCAGAAAACCCTTTCAACTGCCTTTGTAATCTGGCTTGGTTTCCTAGTTGGCTGCGAATCAAGCAAATTCAGTTGAGTAGAACGGAAGAAACACGCTGCCACTTTCCTCCTTTAAATTCTGGGAAGGTGCTGGAGAGGCTCTCACACCGAGAATTCGGATGTCCAGTTACCACAACAGTTACGACTCGGACAGTAAAGACCACTGCAGTACTTCCTGGCCCGGTCACCAATTTACCAAGTACCACTCATGCCAAACCTAGTGATAATCCCTCTACAGAACCCGGTAATGATCCTCCACCTCCCACCCCAAGTTCTACTATCGACCCTGACCTAAGATCAACCGTTTGCCCACCCAATATCTGCCTAAATGGAGGAACATGTTGGATGGACAACAAAAGACGTATGGAGTGCTTTTGTCTACCTGGAACATCGGGGAGATACTGTGAAAAAGAGGAAGTCCCACTACCCCATACAGAGGACCCTACTTTACCAGAACCTGAAATAACAGCAATATTGGTAACTAGCTCCTCAATACTCTTAGACCTTCACCAGTACATAGATATGCGCCCCCAAATACGTGGCGTTAAGTTAACCTACAAGAACCTTTCTGGTCTGGATAAACGTGCCAAGCACCTCAACATCCCGGCCAGTTACCCAGAATACACAATCCGTGGACTTCAGCAAAACTCTACGTATTCTGTATGTGCCAGTCCGTTGGGTGAACCGGGGGATGTGGACAGAGTATGCATAGAAACCCAGACAATCAGTCAGCAGCTAACTCTCACTGGAGCACGACTGGAGGATGAACAGAAGCTCACCACAGTGCTCATCCCTGCAGTCGCCATCCTTCTCCTGCTAGTCCTGGTAGCCGTGGCTGTTGGGGTAGCTTGCTACAtgcacaaaaagaaaacaaagatgcACCTGGAGTTAGAATGTGATCCGTcacaggtggagctggagggTCTGGAAAATGGGGTACTACCCCAAAAGCAAGAGATTATCTCCTGTCCGTCAGCAACACAGAACGGTGGCTTGGACTATGAGGCACCCCTCATGCAGGATCAATGTACTGCGAACAACAACAAGAACAGTTTGAAACCCTCATATTTCTGA